A region from the uncultured Campylobacter sp. genome encodes:
- a CDS encoding cytochrome C — MKKWNKMLLGALACISIFAAGACADEGMGHEMEMSQKSRDVIANPKGTLQSRGVISLQDYVVEEREMYDWLFKNHPIFTKYGGKTVGKMDVHDRGLEWLAEGHGFDFSKASKRDDGKGYSSMMYRIPAGSSLQFPNKFIGPEKCGECHPAQYETWSRSRHATTIRFPGEHPEVNNNLTDPVFSPDTASILPKGITPDVIYATVGHLRTKFGYVDAWLLRGTYHVEGGLLRDGTGQIVAGGNQFQRTWALNLDDETVKKIKKIVPEFPGTLEEYGDNGGYVRGLASYAAKYKKSMFFQANSSYCEVCHPFKFDFKTKKEFYAALGNAKELQKHTISKGITCEECHGAGGHLDGATNFRTSNCERCHQRFNYSPDLARANPLNNGNPDLSLSSKFKSMGPGCGSEGSQSYFTAHYDKGMRCVTCHDPHDNTGPVVGDKSVKGVNYNSEQGYLSAFYTKPKITKECKDCHQEQAYIAARADTHKDNTCASCHMPFMMSCENFYAIQFQDNAGFDTQRRSHIWKIDIDPARKSLVAGDAAKGPRDAKDWHFQRNKDGRNFVDLMWSCARTSWADKDMQDTKGCHSPVVSELKETLHFKNQKQVYDEVMGWQTPIKSDFSQVKIGIQGIYSILETKKLNSSDKTRVYELIEKAQDTVDLIEKDGSWGMHGFKYTKQRLEAAKEYIKEAQRILNNNL; from the coding sequence ATGAAAAAATGGAATAAGATGCTACTAGGCGCGCTCGCCTGTATTAGCATTTTTGCCGCAGGAGCCTGTGCCGATGAAGGCATGGGGCATGAGATGGAAATGTCGCAAAAATCGCGCGACGTCATCGCAAATCCTAAGGGCACGTTGCAAAGCAGAGGCGTCATATCCTTGCAGGACTACGTCGTAGAAGAGCGAGAGATGTATGACTGGCTATTTAAAAATCACCCGATTTTTACCAAATACGGCGGTAAGACGGTCGGTAAGATGGATGTACACGACCGAGGTTTGGAGTGGCTTGCGGAAGGGCATGGATTTGACTTTTCGAAGGCTAGCAAAAGAGACGACGGCAAGGGCTATAGCTCTATGATGTATAGAATCCCTGCGGGCTCTTCTTTGCAATTTCCGAATAAATTCATAGGTCCTGAAAAATGCGGCGAGTGCCACCCTGCACAGTATGAGACATGGAGCAGATCGCGCCACGCCACTACTATCCGCTTCCCGGGCGAGCACCCGGAGGTTAATAACAACCTAACCGATCCTGTATTTAGCCCAGATACGGCGTCGATCCTTCCAAAAGGTATTACCCCTGACGTAATTTATGCGACCGTGGGACACTTAAGGACAAAATTCGGCTACGTAGATGCATGGCTTCTACGCGGAACCTATCACGTAGAGGGCGGTTTGCTAAGAGATGGCACCGGTCAAATCGTAGCCGGCGGCAACCAATTCCAAAGGACCTGGGCGTTAAATTTAGATGATGAGACGGTCAAAAAGATCAAAAAGATCGTTCCGGAATTCCCGGGCACGCTTGAGGAATACGGCGATAACGGCGGTTACGTAAGAGGTCTTGCGTCGTATGCTGCGAAATACAAAAAATCGATGTTTTTCCAAGCAAACAGCTCGTACTGCGAAGTCTGCCACCCATTCAAATTCGATTTTAAAACTAAAAAAGAATTCTATGCTGCTTTGGGTAACGCAAAAGAGCTTCAAAAGCACACTATCTCCAAGGGTATCACCTGCGAAGAGTGCCATGGAGCGGGTGGTCACCTTGACGGCGCTACAAATTTTAGAACCTCAAACTGCGAACGCTGCCACCAAAGATTTAACTATAGCCCTGATTTAGCTCGTGCTAATCCACTAAACAACGGAAATCCCGATCTATCTCTTAGCTCTAAATTTAAATCTATGGGTCCTGGCTGCGGCTCCGAGGGCTCACAGTCATATTTCACTGCTCACTATGATAAGGGTATGCGCTGCGTAACCTGCCACGATCCGCACGATAATACAGGACCTGTCGTAGGCGACAAGAGCGTCAAGGGCGTAAATTACAACTCCGAGCAGGGCTATTTGAGTGCGTTTTATACAAAGCCTAAGATCACAAAAGAGTGCAAAGATTGCCACCAAGAGCAAGCCTACATCGCCGCAAGAGCCGATACGCATAAAGACAACACCTGCGCATCTTGCCACATGCCGTTTATGATGAGCTGCGAGAACTTCTATGCTATTCAGTTCCAAGACAACGCGGGATTTGATACTCAAAGAAGATCGCACATCTGGAAGATCGATATCGATCCTGCTAGAAAATCTCTAGTCGCAGGCGATGCCGCTAAAGGCCCAAGAGATGCGAAAGATTGGCACTTCCAAAGAAATAAAGATGGACGAAATTTCGTCGATCTTATGTGGTCGTGCGCAAGAACGTCTTGGGCGGATAAAGATATGCAAGATACCAAAGGCTGCCACAGCCCTGTCGTTTCCGAGCTAAAAGAGACGCTTCACTTCAAGAACCAAAAGCAGGTTTACGATGAGGTTATGGGCTGGCAAACTCCGATTAAGAGCGACTTCTCGCAAGTTAAGATCGGTATTCAAGGAATTTACTCTATCCTTGAGACTAAAAAGCTTAACTCCAGCGACAAAACTCGCGTTTACGAGCTGATCGAAAAAGCTCAAGACACCGTCGATCTTATCGAAAAAGACGGCTCATGGGGAATGCATGGCTTTAAATATACTAAGCAAAGGCTAGAAGCCGCTAAAGAGTATATCAAAGAGGCTCAAAGAATTCTAAATAATAATTTATAA
- a CDS encoding DUF3365 domain-containing protein, producing the protein MKYKFKFIVALFVLLYIVITALVFNFYRELALKDTRREAFYILDTMNAVRDYVSTVQRPLINELKEKKLLSEDFFDPRLMSSTYITREIYKIQLAKENINYDYKLVATDPLNPEHAGSEFENEILEGFKESKYKEYSRIVYDKGVASYLLSLPITNSQPSCTECHSINAAPKKMQELYGDVGNFKGGLGDTIAMISFKIPIKSILLYHTKEFVVSGLSLLVVFLICIFCIYKIHKKNATLKMQTQLLLINQSRLALMGEMIGNISHQWRQPLSQISSTLINLELYSERGKLSKERLEGGIKDAGEQVKFMSDTIEDFKNFFNPNMPKKEFSASEAIEQARKILNASLKKHVIDISVRIEENFTLYGNVNELIQVLINIINNAKEAFLDVPLKRREIKIRSFLKQDERVITIENNASRIDEAQLDKIFEPHFTTKQQGSGLGLYMSKMIIEKNGGSISAANSDEGAIFTISFR; encoded by the coding sequence TTGAAGTATAAATTTAAATTTATCGTAGCGCTTTTCGTGCTGCTATATATCGTAATTACGGCTTTGGTTTTTAACTTCTACCGCGAGCTTGCGCTAAAAGACACGAGGCGCGAGGCGTTTTATATCCTAGATACGATGAATGCGGTGCGCGATTACGTCTCGACCGTGCAGCGCCCGTTAATAAACGAGCTTAAAGAAAAAAAGCTTCTAAGCGAGGACTTTTTCGATCCGAGGCTGATGTCCTCGACCTACATAACGCGCGAAATTTATAAAATTCAGCTCGCCAAAGAAAACATCAACTACGACTACAAGCTCGTCGCTACCGATCCGCTCAATCCCGAGCACGCTGGAAGCGAGTTTGAGAATGAAATTTTAGAGGGCTTTAAAGAAAGCAAATATAAAGAATATTCCAGAATCGTCTACGATAAAGGTGTCGCCTCGTATCTTTTGAGCCTGCCGATAACAAACTCTCAGCCTTCGTGCACCGAGTGCCACAGCATCAACGCAGCGCCTAAAAAGATGCAAGAGCTCTACGGCGATGTGGGAAATTTCAAAGGCGGCCTAGGTGATACGATCGCGATGATAAGCTTTAAAATTCCGATAAAAAGTATTTTGCTTTATCACACCAAAGAGTTTGTCGTTAGCGGCCTAAGCTTACTTGTGGTGTTTTTGATCTGTATATTTTGTATCTATAAAATTCACAAAAAAAACGCGACTTTAAAGATGCAAACGCAGCTTTTACTGATAAATCAAAGCCGCCTAGCGCTCATGGGCGAGATGATCGGCAATATCTCGCACCAGTGGCGCCAGCCGCTATCGCAGATCAGCTCTACGCTTATAAATTTAGAGCTTTATAGCGAGCGGGGCAAGCTCTCAAAAGAGAGGCTCGAAGGCGGCATAAAAGACGCGGGCGAGCAGGTAAAATTTATGAGCGATACGATCGAGGATTTTAAAAATTTCTTCAATCCGAATATGCCAAAGAAAGAATTTAGCGCCAGCGAGGCGATCGAGCAGGCGCGTAAAATTTTAAACGCCTCGCTTAAAAAGCACGTCATCGACATAAGCGTGCGGATAGAAGAAAATTTCACGCTTTATGGCAACGTAAACGAGCTCATCCAGGTGCTAATAAACATCATAAACAACGCAAAGGAGGCATTTTTGGACGTGCCGCTTAAACGGCGCGAGATTAAAATTCGTTCATTTTTAAAACAGGACGAGCGAGTAATCACGATCGAAAATAACGCAAGCCGCATCGATGAAGCGCAGCTAGATAAAATTTTTGAGCCGCACTTTACGACAAAACAGCAGGGCAGTGGGCTCGGGCTATATATGAGCAAGATGATAATCGAAAAAAACGGAGGGAGCATAAGCGCTGCGAATTCCGACGAAGGCGCAATATTTACGATCTCTTTTCGTTAA
- a CDS encoding DUF6803 family protein, translated as MAMTNYMELLMANQPWNLILFMAVPMGLAEAIVASEFFSLYRAKEGSLALKINRCLSIILGAYFTILIIYVAVKILPVIHLRGAADALALAAYVAAALPALVLLLLELGVIAKGAEFRARLKFHFLALIVFLVLGHVAMIFGMTDPGMSGMDHSMMDHGSMSGMSHDMGSMEGMDHSRMNHGSMENMDHGGMDHSKMEHSH; from the coding sequence ATGGCAATGACGAATTACATGGAACTTTTGATGGCAAATCAGCCGTGGAATTTGATTTTATTTATGGCGGTGCCGATGGGCTTAGCAGAAGCGATAGTAGCGAGCGAATTTTTTAGCTTGTACCGCGCGAAGGAGGGCTCTTTGGCGCTAAAAATCAATAGATGCCTTAGCATCATTCTCGGCGCTTATTTTACGATATTAATCATTTACGTAGCGGTTAAAATTTTGCCCGTCATTCATTTACGTGGCGCTGCGGACGCCTTAGCTTTGGCGGCATACGTAGCGGCGGCGCTGCCTGCGCTGGTGCTGCTACTTTTGGAGCTCGGAGTTATCGCAAAAGGAGCGGAATTTAGAGCTAGGCTTAAATTTCATTTCTTGGCGCTGATTGTATTTTTGGTGCTAGGACACGTCGCGATGATTTTTGGAATGACCGATCCAGGTATGAGCGGCATGGATCATTCTATGATGGATCATGGCTCGATGAGCGGGATGAGCCACGATATGGGCTCAATGGAGGGGATGGATCATTCGCGTATGAATCATGGCTCGATGGAGAACATGGATCACGGCGGCATGGATCACTCAAAGATGGAGCATTCGCATTAA